GAAGTTGGAGCAATGTGTCAAGCTGTTAAACCACTGGAAGGCACTCGTCGACGATAAAAGATTCATTACCCGCAGGCCTGAGCACTTAAATAACCTCTGGCGGACTATGACATTGAGCAGAGCATTGAAACGCAAAGGATATCACGAAGCGCCTCCTTCCAAAAAAGATGAAATGGTATTGAAGGAATACAAAAAGATTCTTAAGAAAGGAAAAGGGACAAAGTGACAAATGAATGAGGCCCGCACTTCTTCCTGTACATCGCAAAAGTGTCACCTTCCAATGACTGCGGCTCTCCCCTCCGAGTCCGCAAAATCGGAGCTTGCCACGAGAGCGTGGCATCCATCTATAATAGTGAATTGTGCAGATCAATAAAAAGTGTTAATTCTCTGTAAAAAGGATTATAGAAGAGGGGCGGGCTCTCAGCCCGCCCCTGAAGCTATCTATGGCACGATGCAAATGGAGTCTGTTCCCTGGATGGCAGTGCCATCATATAGGTTGCCTGTAAGCACTGCAGTTCCGCTTCCGCTGGTAAACGACCCGTCAGTATCTTGGATTTGGATGACGAGATCATCGAAGCCATCGCCATTGACATCCTCGATGTGGGAAAGGAGCTTGTTCCCTTTACCTACTGCCTTGACGGCAAGTCCCTCAAGCTGCACAGTAGAGGGATCTATGTTATTCACGTCAAAATCTGCGCTACCAAGAACAGCCACCGGGATCACACCGTGTCCATCATTGTTAAAGCAGTTTGGGTCGCTGCCGGGCTTGATGTCGATTGATACTGGCATAGTCTCCACAACATTAATAACTGTATCATGCTCATCCGAATCGCCGAATGTATTCGTAATCCTCAAGCTCACAACGCTAAGACCAAGGGTGCAGCTCGACCATGACGAAGTCTCGCCAGTCGCATCATCATAATATCCGTCGTTGTCAAGATCCCACTCCCAGCTGATTAGCTCGCCATGCCAGGGGTGATTGGGATCAGGATACAACTGGCCGTTGGGGTCGTAGGAGCCCGAGCCGTCCAGCGTTATAGTTTGACATGCATAGGCTGTGTAAGGCCCATTTGCATCAGCGACTGGAGGCCAGGGCGGCGGCGTGATGTGTACTGTTAGGGTATCAGTATCAGTAAGAGCCGGAACATTGTCATCGGTTACTGTCAGAGTCACCGTGTAGTACTGAGTTGTGGTGCTCCAGTCTATTGTGCCATCGGGATTATAAACAGCGGGGAAGGCATGGGTTACTATCGGACCTGTAGCAGGTGCCGATCCATCGCCGAAGTCCCAAGTGTATTGAATTATGCTGCGAGCGGGATCCGGATGGTAAGAGCCCGTTCCATCAAAAGCAATCTCAATTACCGGAGGATGACTGGACACACCAGTGCCGGCATCAGCTATAGGGCCTGGCTGAACAACCGTTTTCTTCAAGGTCAGGATAGCCCAGGCGCTACTTAACGGATGTGATGACCAAGAAGCAGGTGGCCAAGATCCACCGGGATTCTGGATATCGGTTAGTAACGCATAGCCCATGACAGCGTCTCCATACCAATCGAACCCTGAAGGGTCATTGATCGGATTTATCCTCTGGATGCCTAACAAACGGAATCCCTTCATCACGGAATAAAAGGCATAATAACTGTTATGCTCCGGGTCTGTCTCCCAGTTCGTGGAGATGAAATCAACCGCATCCTGCACACGGGCGGATGTAATTGTGTCGCCGACAAACTTCATTTCACAGAGAAGCCCACCCGTTTTTGCAATGTTGACCCAATCATTCGGGCCCATATAGCCCGATCCGCCACTATAATCATTCTGGATGTAGTCGATCCAGAGGTTCAGCTCGTCTTTGACAAACTGTGGAACAGCGAGACCCGCTGGACCGAAATTTACCTCAGCCGACTCCATGCCGATTACGGGCCACTGTGAGACTGAGTTATCCGATTCTCCATCATTGCCATGGTAGCGCCAGCCGCCTCTGAAAACTCCGGTATAGGGGTCACTCTGAGCATATGCGAAGTAGTCCACCATGTCTTGAGCGATGTCGAGATAGTTTCTGCCTGCTACATCCGGGATTCCGGTGGGGGCTATACATTCAGGGCAGCCGCTGCTTGCCAGTGCCATCAGGGCTATACCGCTTTCATACATTGAGTGATAGTAATCAGTGTAGCAAGCAATACCAAAGCCGTTGCCGTTTACATCGGGATTGCCTAAGGGACAATAAGTAGAATCTTGGGATACCACAGAACTGTGCATCTGGCTTAAGAGGTAGTTTAGACCTCGCTGCACTGTTTCGACATAAGGGTCCTGACCGGGGTCGCCATCCGGCAATGTGCCATGGATTTCGAATGCCTGGGTACTGGCCCCCGTAGCGGAGACTGACCACTGCACTTGTTCTGTCCATGTCATGGTTGTGGATGTTATTGCTGACACTGTAAATTGTTCGGTTCCAACCTCAACGTTACAGACAAAGTCCGAACTTGTGACATTCACCGTAAGAATGCCTGTGCCGGAGTCATAGGTATATACTCCACTGGCAGTGTAGGTTCCCGTGCCGTCGCAATCAACGGTTCCAACTAGATTAAAGGTACCATCTGGGTTAAAAGTCAGGTGGAAAGAGTCTCCATCGCCGCTTTGGTGCCATGTCCCGGTGATATCACCGTCTGTTCCGCTGTCTCGTGTCCAACTTGTTTCATCAGAATAATAGCCGTAAGGCCAGTAGCCGAAGGAAGTGCCGTCAGAAAGAGTCCCTCGCATCTGATTCTTGTGGAGCCGCCACAAACCCTCGTCAATGGCCACGTTTACCTTGACCTTGAGGTCTGAACCGTCTCTTATCTCTATCAGATAGTCGTCAGTGCCGGTTTCACCGCTTGTATCCGTCACCGTCAGCCTGGCAACGAATATATCCCCGATGTTGCCGATGTAGGTATGTCGAGCCTGGATAACATAAGAGTTGCTTACGGTCCCCGTCACGACTGGTGAGCCATCCCCAAAATCCCACTCATAGGTGGCCAGGGTCTCATCGCCATCGGGATCATGGGCGGTGCCTTTTAGC
This sequence is a window from Nitrospirota bacterium. Protein-coding genes within it:
- a CDS encoding PKD domain-containing protein; the protein is MRNILLIILSSLCLIALSTYVVAAPPEVVCVPATALNPAVPHDTWSGKEIRLKGTAHDPDGDETLATYEWDFGDGSPVVTGTVSNSYVIQARHTYIGNIGDIFVARLTVTDTSGETGTDDYLIEIRDGSDLKVKVNVAIDEGLWRLHKNQMRGTLSDGTSFGYWPYGYYSDETSWTRDSGTDGDITGTWHQSGDGDSFHLTFNPDGTFNLVGTVDCDGTGTYTASGVYTYDSGTGILTVNVTSSDFVCNVEVGTEQFTVSAITSTTMTWTEQVQWSVSATGASTQAFEIHGTLPDGDPGQDPYVETVQRGLNYLLSQMHSSVVSQDSTYCPLGNPDVNGNGFGIACYTDYYHSMYESGIALMALASSGCPECIAPTGIPDVAGRNYLDIAQDMVDYFAYAQSDPYTGVFRGGWRYHGNDGESDNSVSQWPVIGMESAEVNFGPAGLAVPQFVKDELNLWIDYIQNDYSGGSGYMGPNDWVNIAKTGGLLCEMKFVGDTITSARVQDAVDFISTNWETDPEHNSYYAFYSVMKGFRLLGIQRINPINDPSGFDWYGDAVMGYALLTDIQNPGGSWPPASWSSHPLSSAWAILTLKKTVVQPGPIADAGTGVSSHPPVIEIAFDGTGSYHPDPARSIIQYTWDFGDGSAPATGPIVTHAFPAVYNPDGTIDWSTTTQYYTVTLTVTDDNVPALTDTDTLTVHITPPPWPPVADANGPYTAYACQTITLDGSGSYDPNGQLYPDPNHPWHGELISWEWDLDNDGYYDDATGETSSWSSCTLGLSVVSLRITNTFGDSDEHDTVINVVETMPVSIDIKPGSDPNCFNNDGHGVIPVAVLGSADFDVNNIDPSTVQLEGLAVKAVGKGNKLLSHIEDVNGDGFDDLVIQIQDTDGSFTSGSGTAVLTGNLYDGTAIQGTDSICIVP